The nucleotide sequence TTAGTGcaccttttccccgtaaccctgcatacattcttccttttcagataagtcCAATTCCCTTGTGAATGTTTCCACTGGACCCTGCCTCCGTCACACGCTCGGGCTGTGGATTCCAGAACTCAACCACtagctgtgtgaagaagttttcccCAATGTCACCTTTGCTGCCCAGTCCAGTAATGTAACCATGTGTGCTGTGCTATCATGCCTGACACTGAATATATTGGTACCCTTTACTGGTACTTTACACTCTAGTGATGGCGAACATAGGTTGTGTGAAGACCTGGGTCAAATCAGATagcctcacccccacctccaatCCACATAAATGGACTATATTGCAAGTTACCAGCTCGACCAATGGACTGTTGTTTCCATGCACTATCACCCTCAGACTCTCAATTCCCCCACACCACTGCCTCTTACATTCTCAGTGCGCTGGCACACGTTCAGCAAGTCAGATCAGCACTCGAATAACTGTATTATCAGTTccaacagagacgaggagaaacgtTTTCTCCGAGGGTCGTGCGGCTTTGGAACTCcctgcctcagaaggtagtggaggcggggtcgttgaatatttttaaggcggaggtagatagactcttgttaggcaagggaatcaaaggtcatcaggggtagatgggaagagtggaatttgagacacaaacagatcagccgtggtcttattgaatggcggagcaggctcgacgggctgaacggcctacttctgctcctaattcgtatgggtgAATGGACAGAGGGTCCGACACCCAAAACACCAACATCCGTCCAGCAACGCGTCAGCCACCGCTCAGCGGGTAGCACTTCCATCTCCCGACTCATAATTTTGGAGTCCCCACTCTGGAGACGCGAGCCCACAATCCAGGCCAGTGCCAGtagtgagggggtgctgcactgtcggaggtgccgtctctcCGCCGAGACGTTAAATCGAGGCCCCCGTCCGCCCTTCCAcgacggatgtaaaagatcccacggccgctattggaagagattctcccccccccccccccctctcatatttatccctcagtcaacatcactagaAAAACAGGTGATCATAatgacagtgctgtttgtgggatcttgctatgcgcaaattggctgccgcgtttcctacattacgacagcgccgtgaagcgctttgggacgtcctgcggcggtgaaaggcgctatagcaaTGCACATTCTCGCGGTCCTGTGTACGCCCAGCGTTGTGTGTTTTTATTacacttctatatatatatatattgctgcTCAGTCCAGTCACCGCAGCTCGTGATTCAAGTACAACAAAACTAAAAGCCGTTTTTTTTTTGTGAACAGCCCCCTCTCGGTTTATCACAGCTGTGCCTCAGCGAGCTTAACCTTCACGCTGCTGTCCTGGGTGGGCGTGTGGTCCCAGCGCACCGATTTGGCAGAGAGCTTCCATTAGCCAACAGGGTGTCTGTcacgctcggcccccacctgccaagaatgaggcacattaattttgtcatgaacattgattttaaactgcttgctggagcgagaaaatgacttgttaaatagatcagccgtggctggaaaaggcatCAGGTATTGAGTGTAAGAGGAgcgttccagagactgctaaggtgatacaatccaggactggttagaccagctggtcatatgactaactggctgtttcaggaTCTTTTGAACGagccagagagtttgaactcagaaagactgtttgctcctggactgaagatttctgtctgctcccatctctttctcacaagccacacgaaccccaagagagaaaagtctcctacaggggcgaggtttaagaataatactggtccccaacaaaaagcaagatctaccgacaatcaaggactctacagtgagctcgaagaacggtaacaaaaactcttcagatattgcctcaaacttttcccttaattttttcttctctcttctgtccctatctgcatgtgtgtatcacgtatgcatgctagtgtgggcgtgtcgtatatccataggcctcAAACAAATGAAAGTTTTAAGttccaagtttaataaatttcaatctttcttctttaaacctaagaaagcctgtttgtgctggtttctttgccttataattggaaagcggtgaacaaggattcaccaagggaaagctaaaaacacggtgtgtataAAAATGAAACCatattacgataagaccaggtgaaggctgagagggaccccctagacacctttctcacctggtcgtcacaAGCGTCACTCGACCTCACTCCTCCTTTTCTTCTTCCTCTTTGCAACGTTTCCACATTCCAGGTCACTCTCATTCTGCGGCAGCTGGTCCGCAATTTGCCTGTTTCTCCGTTTGCGTTTCCACTTGTTCTCCCTCCCTTTGGATCCCCGTTCGGGCACGAATTGCCACTCGCCCGTACTTGGCACCTCCGCGTCGGGCTCTCCTCCGAGGCGCGTCCTCCCCTCGGCCTGGCTCACCCCTTTATATTTACGCTCCCCGCCTCTCGCTCCCGGCGCAGTCGGCCTCGTGTTCCGAGCTGGCTCGCTTCTTCTTCCTCCGCTTTGCTTTGCCCTCCGTCGCCGTTCCCCCGGTGGCCAGGGCCTCCCCCTCGGCCTCTCGGGGGCAGTGCCCGACTGGCGGCCCTGCCCGTACTTTGCCAGAAATTGGCGCTCCTGTTCCTCCAGCCGGATCAGCTTTGCACTCATGGTTACGCCGTGGCGGGCACCCCtgaggagggaggagaaagggTCAAGGCACCCAGGAAACAGCAGAAGGCTCAAAGCAAGCCGCGGGAGAGGCGAATACTCACTTGTGCCCAGTGCGACCCCCGCAAGCCCGGACCAACTCTTCATCTGTCAGTCTGCATTCAAAAAAATAAAATACAACAGTATAAACACTGGGGTCGTACCCGACGCACAGCGTACGGGGTCCGCTCCAGCCTCGATCACTCTGTGTTCAAATCAATCACACAGATCACAGCCGCCAATGCAGTATTGATACTGGATGTCACTGGCACCTTTGGCCAATCAATACTCTGAGTCAGAGGATCGTGGGTTCGAGTCCCCACTCCAGAGTCCTGAGCCCATAATCGAGTGCCAgtactgggagtgctgcactgacggaggtgctgtcttttggatgaaatgttaaaccgagggccCCCTTTGCCCCCGGAGGTGGATCGGGTGGGAGTGTGCACCCCCGGCGTCCTGGGGCCCAATACTTATCATTCAACCAATGTCGGGAATGCATTGTGCGGGTAACAAACAGACCGCGCAAAAGCATCGGTCCCTTTAAGACGTACACATGCGCGCCCATTCGGCAATCTTAAAGGGACAGATCAGTGCAACCAACAGGCCGTGACAGAACAGAATTAGAAAGGATGACACAACTAGTTTACCTATTGACAAGAGGTCTATATTCTGGCCCAATTACGAGAATCAATCTGCTTTTTAACCCTTTTATGTTGCAAAACTAGGGCCAAGTATTCCCGTTCAGCCATCACCCCGTAACACTCTGGCTCCCAATCtggcaatgcctccattttaaaattctcatccccgtgttcaaatccctctgtggcccacattccctccctatctctgtaaaccccctccagccccgacaaccctccgagatctctgccctcctccaattccggcctcttgcgcatccccccccacccgattcccatcgctccaccattggcggccgtgcttcagctgcctgggggccctggaattccctccctaaacctctctctctctcctcctttaagatgctgcttatgtGGCTCGGGGTANNNNNNNNNNNNNNNNNNNNNNNNNNNNNNNNNNNNNNNNNNNNNNNNNNNNNNNNNNNNNNNNNNNNNNNNNNNNNNNNNNNNNNNNNNNNNNNNNNNNNNNNNNNNNNNNNNNNNNNNNNNNNNNNNNNNNNNNNNNNNNNNNNNNNNNNNNNNNNNNNNNNNNNNNNNNNNNNNNNNNNNNNNNNNNNNNNNNNNNNGTTGCATCACGACGTGACACAGATTTGTGTGGCTTGTCGCGTTGCGGGGAAACAGGGGAAATGTATGAAAGCTGACCGTTTGTCAGTGGGTATTTGGATCCGTGGGAACCCAAGCCAGGAGAGTTCAGACTGCGACGCGTCTGAATCCCCTCCAAACCATCGGCTTTTGTCGCAAGGGGATGTCTTTTTAGGTGTTGCGTTTTCGGCCCATTTAATAAACATGTGATAGAGAACAAGGAGATATTTAAGGACCACGTTTCTGAGAAGATGTGAGGAAATTGCTGGATAAGTGCCAGTTTCTCTTGGTGCAACCCCTGGgcaggggggatggggggagggcggGGATTAAATGCACTGCGCTGACAGAGGAATTTCGATCAATATTTCGGAGAACCATGCCGGCAGACGTGCTGGGTGATAATTAAAGGAGGTTGGGCCCCTCACTAGTCATTGCTGTCGACTCCTGGGTGGGCCGGGAGAGCGGCCAGGACCACCTTGAGCCACAAGCACTCTCGTTCCGCCCTGTCACCAGCCCACGAGAGGACCCACCAGCGACGGCTGTCCGCTGGGCATGTTGGAAATGCCAGCTGAACGCTCAGTCTGCGGTGGACCTGGGAATCCTGTGACGAGCCACCTCATGAGAAGCGTTGGCAGGGCggatgagtggggggggggagaaaggaggttGTAACCGGGAATGGCGGGATGGTGTCCCCTCCCACAGCGCTATAGAGATCAGCTGTCTAACCAGCGTCGATGGTCATGCCCCATTGAGCTGAACGGTGCATCCAAGGCAGGAAGGGTTGAGGGGCTGGCGTGGGGCAAGGGACAACCAGAACACGAGGGTAAGGAAGTCCGTGCGCCCATCATCTTCACAGATTGTTGTTAACCCATTGGTAAATTTCCCCCTCATTTTCCTTTCTCCATTGGATGTAGGACGCAGTCCTCTCAATCACTTTGGTCATGATGCGGGTGACAAAATAATATCCAGAAGCCTCGTTGTTCACTTTGAACTCCTTCAGCTAGGAATAGAAGAAAGAGAAGCAGCGTCACCAAGACCCTCAGAGCAATACTGTAACTAAAGTAGAggattgcatttctatagcacctctgGGTGCCCCACcgcacctcacagccaatgaagtgttgtAATGGACGCGGCGCGGCAACAATGGGATGCAGTGTCCTGGGCAACGGCCTCTCTCTCTTGGATAACTCATTAAGCTGACCAATCACTTGGAGCTTGGCGAGGGTCAACGGGACCCTTGACCTTTGGCCAGCCTCTCAGTCAAGCCCACACCAGCCGCCACCCATTGCCCGCTTGCTTGCACTTTCCAGCAGGCGCAACTGGATGTCAATCAGGGGGTGGGACTCAGGctgatctcccccccaccccccgccccattaTCCTGGAGCAGGAATGCTGAGGCCAATTGCAACATTTCCCCGGTAACGTGACAAGACGACGGACTTAGCCCCGCCCATAAATGTGGCCACACGATGATGTCGCTGCCTCTCATGGGTTCGAGCCCCCACTCCAGATACCCGAGCCCATAATCcgggccgacactcccagtgccagtcctgagggagtgctgcactgttggaggtgccacctttcagctgAGATTTTAATCGAGGCCACCGTCTGCCCCTCTCTGGTGGGCGAAAAGATCCCGAGGCCGCTTTTGGAAGaagagcgggtggggggggggggtggagttctccccagtgtcctgttgctgtttgtgggatcttgctgtgcccaaattgactGCCCCGTTTTCCCGCATTACaagagcgactacacttcaaaagtacttcattggctgtaaaagcgcTTTGGGATGAACTGAGGTCGTGAACGGCGCTaggcaaatgcaagttctttgcttTCACACTGCGGCTCCGACACACTGCATGTTGACTGGCGCGCGCCACCCGAAGACAGATTAATGAAGGGGTTCTGACCTCCTGCAGGTCCTCAGGGGTGGAGAACCGGGCCGTCACTCCGTCGAGCAGTCCCACGATCGCCTCAGAGTTCTTGAACCTGCCCGTAGAAAATGGAGTCTCGTCAGATATAGTGGGAGCGAGGGAGGGGTGGTGCcgaacaacaacaactttcattgatATGGCGCCCTTAACATAAtagaacgtcccaaggcacttcacaggagtgattattccCTCGTTAAACCTCTCAGCCTCCCTATCCTCAAGACACTCCGAGCTTTTGGTTgactgaccgaatatctccttccATGTTTAATTTTGTTTGATGTTCGTGCAAACGCCCTGGGATGTTTtagcatgttaaaggtgctatataaatgtattagttttattcattcatgggatgcgggcatcgcttgcaaggccagcatttgttgcccatccctaattgccccttgagaaggtggtggtgagctgccttcttgaaccgctgcagtccgtgtgaggtaggtacacccacagtgctgttagggagggagttccaggattttgacccagcgacagtgaaggaacggccgatatagttccaagtcaggatggtgtgtgacttggaggggaacttgcaggtggtggtgatcccatgtatttgctgcccttgtccttctaggtggcagaggtcgcgggtttggaaggcgctgtcgaaggaggattagtgagttgctgcagtgcatcttgtacacactgctgcctgacCGCTTCCCCACCTATCCCTCCTGGTCACCTCCCCCACTTCTCCTGGTGGAAGGGACTGTTGAGACTGTAAAAACATTTCAGGAGAAGGAATTGAGGAGAAAGGAACTGAAAGGGAGATGCGATTACAGTCGACAGCTCCAGTTGAAGAGCTAGAACGGGCAacaatgggccaaacggcctcctcgcGGGCTGCaatttgtatgattctatgaccagTCCAGGCCCGTACTGCGGGACATCACCCAAGTTCAAAATAGTTGGGATCAAAAGGAGGTAGGAAGAGGTTGGGCAGATTGtgggaatggttctggggatgagagacGTCAGTtaacgaggatagattggagaagctggggctgttctccctggagaagagaaggctgagaggagatttggtagaggtgttcaaaatcgtgaggggtctggacagagtagatagggagaaaccgttcccactcgtgaaagggtgGAGAAGCagaagtgactggcaaaagaagcaatggtgacacgaggaaaaactatttcacgcagcgggtggttcggatctggaaggcactgcctgagagcgaggtggaggcagattcaatcgaggccttcaaaagggagttggataattaaTTGGAGGgagaagatttgcagggctacggggaaagggtggggcagtgggactaggtgagaGTTGCTCCCAGACTAATAAGGGCCAGATGGAGTCAACATCATGGGTGATGGTGAACCACCAGCAGACCTACTCTGAAATGAGAGACGTCCAGTTGGCCTTGATGAAGTCCCAGGCGGGCTTTTTCCCATTGATGTTCTGGGCAACCAAGGTGATGGTAGCCAAAGCGTCTTGCTTCTTAATCTTCCACGGCATCAAGGTTAGTGACAGGtaccttcagagagagagagagagagagagacacaacatGGAGTCATCACCACCACAGTCCAAACCCGATGAACGATGCTTCCCGTGGACTCGTCAACATGGGTATTTCAAACAAAAtccattcattctcaggatgtaggCGTTGCTGGTGAGGCTGGCATTTAGTGCCAGTCCCTAGTTGCCCCTTCGAAGCTGCTGGTTGGCCTTCAGCCTTTTTTGATCAAACTGAATGGCCActgaagagtcaaccgcattgatgTTTTTCTCTAATTCTTGCATGGGATGCGGGCGCCGTTGgcgaaggccagcatttgtttcccacccATAACTGCCCTTCAACTGAGCGGCtgtctcggccatttcagaggggcatttcagagtcaaccacgttgctgtgggtctggagccacacgtaggccagaccgggtaaggacggcagatttccgtccccgaaggccattagtgaaccagttgggtttttaacgtCAATGCGACAGTTCCACGGTCACCGTTACTGAGACCAGATCATCTACTGTCCAATTTTTGTTCGGAGCGAATTAAAATCTCAAAgcatcatggtgggatttgaactctggatTATTTGGACAGGCTTATCTTAcacgcccagtaacataaccaccgtAAGCCCTCTGTTGCGACGTgggatctcagagctccgcaaatgGGTGGACAACAATGGAACCCCGTCCCACACCAGTGCACTTGACTCTCGACTGACCTCTGAAGAGGGCCTAGCGAGCCACTCGGCTGCATCAAACCGATTGGTCCCAGTGTCGGGGAAGAAGGTTCACCTCCACCTTCTCGCCTTTCGTGCTCGAGCGCTAAGCAGTGCGGCTGAGTGAGCGATGCGAGCTGTAAGGCACAGCGCGGCCACTCAGGACTGAAGCGTCCATTGCGATAAGCCTGCGGCCTAGTGCTGAAGCGTCCACTAGCGACGAGCCTGCGGCCTAGTGCTGAAGCGTCCACTAGCGACGAGCCTGCGGCCTAGAGAGCGACGCGAGCTGTAAGGCCAGATTGTGTGAGCgttcgtgtgcgtgtgtgagagacgtACCTGGTCAGGAGCGAGGAGTCCACGCTGCAGGCCAGGCTATATCGGAGGGTCTGGGCCTCCGCGGCGCTGGTGACCAGCTCAAGCATCTGCCAAGCAAAGTCCCACTCGGCCTCCCCGCCCTCGGAGACCGACCGGCAGTAGATCACCGAGCGGAGGCTGGGAGGGATCCTAGGAAGAGAAAGGTCCCGGTTAGCAAACAATGCTCTGGACTCCAGCCAGTGTCATCTCGAGAATCGTTTGGGTTTCTTTTGAGCCCATAATCTAGACCAGAAACCCGGtgccactactgagggagcgctgcgctggcggaggtgccgtctttcagatggggCGTTAAAACCGATGCCCTCGTCCGCTCCCACAGTCACTAGTGGAAGAAGActggcggtggggtggggtggggagttctccccggtgtcctggggcacAATATATATCCTTCAAccaaacatcactaaaaacagatgattgctgtttgtgggatcttgctgtgctcaaattggcggctgcgtttcctacatcacaacggcGACTACAGTTcagaaaggtacttcattggctgtaaagcgcatgGGGGCATCCTCAGGTGGTGagagacgctatagaaatgcaagtctttcttcacgATATTTCGTTAGTTTTCCCCAAAAGGGGCCAGAAGTAATTTGTCCCCCCCACCGCCAGTGGCTTTTGAGCGCGTGGCGAAGACTGGGGGCAAATTAGAGGTCAAAGGGTGGACCAACGGGGATTGGAGCGGACGGCTCTGGTGGAAGGGCTAGCATGGGCGCAGTGGGCCGAGTGGCCGTCCTCAGGGCTGCCTCCTCCCTGGTACTCACGGGTTGACGTCTGGTTGAGCCATCCAGCGGGAGTAGAGAGCTTTGGCCTTCTTGTTGCACTTCTCCAGGCCGTTGGAGCAGGCGATTCCGGCCACCACCTCCTGGGCAAACCTGAGGGACAAGCAGCAGCGAGAGGAGAGATTGAGGGGTCCACCTCAGCTCCAACAACTCAAAACTCTTCCCTACCAAAGAGCATTGAGCTGAAGGTATTCCAGAAATGGCCCCAGATAGTCttcggagggagagtgggggggatggggagcgggggagaggggacagtgggagttgggagggagagcgggggaaagagatagagagaggagatggaggaaAGAACATGGGGAGCCAGTAAGGGGGAATGGGTGAGGGtacaggggaggggatggggactgggggaggggaggggtcggGAAACTGGGGGGAGGgacaggggactggggagggggaggtggaggggacagggggaggtggaggggacagggggagggggagtggagagggggacggggaacaGGAGGAGGGTtagaggaaggaaagggggaggggacaggtggataaggtgaggggacaggggaagggagaagtgacagggggagggggagtggaggggggggaacGGGAGAACAGGAGGTGGtgttggggaaggggaggggggaatagACAGGGGGAGGAGTAGGGGAAGGGAACGGAGGGAGGGTACAAGGGAGGGGGacgagacgggggggaggggggagagaaaggcgaAGGGGATGAGAGACAGGAGGAGGGGTAGGAgaacgggagtggggaggggcctggggagggggaggaggcaggggtgggaggagtggagagtgggacggGGGACTGGGGAAGGTGTAGCGGAAGGGGAGGAGGGATGGGGCAGTGGGGATGGGacagggggagggggcagtggggatgggacagggggagggtggagtgggggatgggacagCGGTAGGGGGCAGTGAGGATGGgacagggggaggggggagtggaggatgggacagggggaggggggagtggaggatgggacagggggagggggcagggggtgaGACAGCAGCCTTCCCTGGCCACACTCTGCCCAGTACCTTCACTATGAGCTATGACGTTACTCACTGCTCGGAGCTTTCCTGTGGCACCATGTCCAGATCGGGGCTGCCCAGCTCCGTGAAATACTCGTAAACCGGGGTCACTTTGCTCAGGATGTATTTCTGTAGGAAAACGGGATTTGCAGAGGAGTTAACTTTGGGGCTGGCTTCAAACAACCCAGCTTGGTGGAATAATGTATCATggaattgtctctctctctcacactccctccttCCAATCACTCTTTCCTGCTGtctcttttcccctttccctccctcctctttcccctctacATCTCTCCTTTTTTCTCTCCTTCACTCCCTTCTTCCTCCCTGCCTTCCCTTCCCTCTTACCCCTGTTCCCTCTCTTCCTtcttctccctcctccttcctccccctccgctcCACTCTCCCATTCCTCctttctcccctcctcttcttcacaTTTGCctcatctctctcgctctctcactccctccctttctcttcttTCTCTCCAACCATCCCACTCCTgctatccctctctctttccctccctcccctctcttcaccTCCGTATCCCTCGCCTCTCCTCCTCactccacctctctctttctctctcattctccccctccgcctctccctcctctcctcccactcccctgtttCCTCCAGTGAGCGAGGGGAGGTTTGACTGAGCTCATCGACTGT is from Heterodontus francisci isolate sHetFra1 chromosome 46, sHetFra1.hap1, whole genome shotgun sequence and encodes:
- the gpatch4 gene encoding G patch domain-containing protein 4, with the translated sequence MRWLVTGFPGPPQTERSAGISNMPSGQPSLSDRGWSGPRTLCVGYDPSVYTVVFYFFECRLTDEELVRACGGRTGHKGARHGVTMSAKLIRLEEQERQFLAKYGQGRQSGTAPERPRGRPWPPGERRRRAKQSGGRRSEPARNTRPTAPGARGGERKYKGVSQAEGRTRLGGEPDAEVPSTGEWQFVPERGSKGRENKWKRKRRNRQIADQLPQNESDLECGNVAKRKKKRRSEVE